The Dromaius novaehollandiae isolate bDroNov1 chromosome 32, bDroNov1.hap1, whole genome shotgun sequence genome includes a window with the following:
- the NEURL4 gene encoding neuralized-like protein 4: MAAPGAGGAGGGAGGPGELHPRTGKLVSLSQGGRSAARAQPGQEFNHGLVLSRDPLRPGRVFTVRIDRKVNSWSGSIEVGVTALDPAELDFPSSATGLRGGSWVVSGCSVLRDGRSLREDFGPDLDALAEGDRVGVQATAGGELRLWVNGRDWGVAAAGLPPRVWAVVDLYGKCTQVTVVPPEAPAPPPPPPAPPLPPAAPPLQALPPAPAPPRAQPRPDKFPDSLDPEGGAAWAGPAAPTSNEALLFHEKCGALIKLSNGHKTAERRRPLDEFNNGVVLTNRPLRDGEMFEIRIDKLVDKWSGSIEIGVTAHNPNSLEYPATMTNLRSGTIMMSGCGILTNGKGTRREYCEFSLDELQEGDHIGLTRKPNNALHFYINGIDQGVATTLTPLVVYGVVDLYGMAVKVTIVHNHNHSDRLRRNNAILRALSPEGGRRVPEPPGVPEPDPDRLLFHPNCGQKAAIVNEGRTALRPHATDDFNHGVVLSSRALRDNELFQVRIDKMVDKWAGSIEIGVTTHNPAYLQLPSTMTNLRSGTWMMTGNGVMHNGTTVLDEYGHNLDRLKAGDTVGVVRKDDGTLHFFVNGVAQGPAAWNVPPNVYAVVDLYGQAAQATIVDDGELAALGAEGSEGATPGTPGSPAPGGALSDLRFHQLHGTNAVITNGGRTALRHNCRSEFNDAIVISNRALRDGELFEIVIQKMVDRWSGSIEAGVTAIRPEDLEFPNTMTDIDYDTWMLSGTAIMQDGNTMRNNYGCDLDALGTGSRIGMLRTAQGDLRYFIDGADQGVACSGLPPEVYAVVDLYGQCVQVSITGATGPADNSLAASSSTEKSCALHSPVPGVAHRFHASCGKNVALEAEGCRAARVAGYCHGLVFSRTELRPDEVFEVRIEALDERWAGSVRLGLTALPPGQGPPGPPALPASLLDLPARPTWVVAGAEVRRNGALARHNYGVSLERLAVGNRVGVKRCADDSMHILVDGEDMGAAATGVAKNAFVALDLYGRVTAVSIVSAAAQGDAEGPPGPPASAATSAAASDAEDDASGEASPAPAPPTFLETHGKNILLSNGNRTATRVASYNQGLVVVGQPLPPGRLFQVQIDCLNPQWSSSLALGVTGAAPERLPFPATAAALKRSAWLLQRRAVFRNAVKICDNYGPNLDTVPAGTVLGLLVDAAGGLHLFVNGLDQGVAAGDVPAPCYVLLDLYGQCEQVTIVAEPAAPGAGGGGDPRARGDVEKADVVDGIKESVCWAPPLDAAPLKPCEYQALCGRFKDLLLLPDEYFAPEPKRSLCFCESCHKLRGDEGGFRRGEAPRDGPQPVGWCRFSLRPRPEAGGAWRKWPVAFHGTSAGAVRRTLDRGQLVPGSSSILSCPAKGEAAGGGAPRGPPGAAGAQASGPPRLVLSPALRYAALEPFATKVHFRDPRSQRPHGAQVAFEVCVRPGSFRPGPPSLRPPEGLDPRLSPAELEWVTKEPGATVLCGLLVRVE, translated from the exons GTGAACTCGTGGAGCGGCTCCATCGAGGTGGGGGTGACGGCGCTGGACCCGGCGGAGCTCGACTTCCCCAGCAGCGCcacggggctgcgcggcggctccTGGGTGGTGTCGGGCTGCTCGGTGCTGCGCGACGGGCGCTCGCTGCGCGAGGACTTCGGGCCCGACCTCGACGCCCTGGCCGAGGGCGACCGCGTGGGCGTGCAGGCCACCGCCGGCGGCGAGCTGCGCCTCTGGGTCAACGGGCGCGACTGGGGGGtggccgccgccgggctcccccccCGCGTCTGGGCCGTCGTCGACCTCTACGGCAAGTGCACCCAGGTCACCGTGGTGCCCCCCgaggcgcccgcgccgccccccccgccgcccgcgcccccgctcccgcccgccgcgccccccctCCAAG cgctgccccccgccccggcccccccccgggcccagccccggcccgacAAGTTCCCCGACAGCCTGGACCCCGAGGGGG GGGCGGCgtgggcggggccggcggcgcccacCTCCAACGAGGCGCTGCTCTTCCACGAGAAGTGCGGCGCCCTCATCAAGCTCAGCAACGGGCACAAGACGGCCGAGCGCCGGCGGCCGCTCGACGAGTTCAACAACGGCGTCGTCCTCACCAACCGGCCCCTGCGCGACGGCGAGATGTTCgag ATCCGCATCGACAAGCTGGTGGACAAGTGGTCGGGCTCCATCGAGATCGGGGTGACGGCGCACAACCCCAACAGCCTCGAGTACCCCGCCACCATGACCAACCTGCGCTCCG GCACCATCATGATGAGCGGCTGCGGGATCCTCACCAACGGCAAGGGCACCCGGCGCGAGTACTGCGAGTTCAGCCTTGACGAGCTGCAG gaaggcGACCACATCGGGCTGACGAGGAAACCCAACAACGCGCTGCACTTCTACATCAACGGCATCGACCAAG GGGTGGCCACGACGCTGACGCCGCTGGTGGTGTACGGCGTGGTGGACCTGTACGGCATGGCGGTGAAGGTGACCATCGTGCACAACCACAACCACAGCGACCGGCTGCGCCGCAACAACGCCATTCTGCGGGCGCTGTCCCCCGAGGGCGGCCGGCGTGTCCCCGAGCCCCCCGGCGTCCCCGAGCCCGACCCCGACCGCCTCCTCTTCCACCCCAACTGCGGGCAGAAGGCCGCCATCGTCAACGAGGGGCGCACGGCCCTGCGGCCCCA cgccacggacGACTTCAACCACGGCGTGGTGCTCAGCAGCCGGGCGCTGCGGGACAACGAGCTCTTCCAGGTGCGCATCGACAAGATGGTGGACAAGTGGGCCGGCTCCATCGAGATCGGCGTCACCACCCACAACCCCGCCTACCTCCAGCTGCCCTCCACCATGACCAACCTCCGCTCAG ggACCTGGATGATGACGGGCAACGGGGTGATGCACAACGGCACCACGGTCCTCGACGAGTACGGCCACAACCTCGACCGCCTCAAG GCGGGTGACACGGTGGGGGTGGTGCGCAAGGACGACGGCACCCTGCACTTCTTCGTCAACGGGGTGGCGCAGGGCCCCGCGGCCTGGAACGTGCCGCCCAACGTCTACGCCGTCGTCGACCTCTACGGCCAGGCCGCCCAGGCCACCATCGTCGACGACGGCG AGCTGGCGGCGCTGGGGGCCGAGGGCTCGGAGGGGGCGacgccggggacgccggggagcccggccccggggggggccctcAGCGACCTGCGCTTCCACCAGCTGCACGGCACCAACGCCGTCATCACCAACGGCGGCCGCACCGCCCTGCGCCACAACTGCCGCTCCGAGTTCAACGACGCCATCGTCATCTCCAACCG gGCGCTGCGGGACGGGGAGCTCTTCGAGATCGTCATCCAGAAGATGGTGGATCGCTGGTCGGGCTCCATCGAGGCCG GTGTCACCGCCATCCGCCCCGAAGACCTGGAGTTCCCCAACACCATGACGGACATCGACTATGACACCTGGATGCTGAG CGGCACGGCCATCATGCAGGACGGCAACACCATGCGCAACAACTACGGCTGCGACCTGGACGCGCTGGGCACCGGCTCGCGCATCGGCATGCTGCGCACGGCGCAGGGCGACCTGCGCTACTTCATCGACGGCGCCGACCAGGGCGTCGCCTGCTCCGGCCTCCCCCCAG AGGTGTACGCCGTGGTGGACCTGTACGGGCAGTGCGTGCAGGTGTCCATCACCGGCGCCACGGGCCCCGCCGACAACAGCCtggccgccagcagcagcaccgAGAAGTCCTGCGCGCTGCACTCGCCcg TGCCCGGCGTGGCGCACCGCTTCCACGCCAGCTGCGGCAAGAACGTGGCGCTGGAGGCCGAGGGCTGCCGGGCCGCCCGCGTCGCCGGCTACTGCCACGGCCTCGTCTTCAGCCGCACCGAGCTGCGCCCCGACGAGGTCTTCGag GTGCGCATCGAGGCGCTGGACGAGCGCTGGGCGGGCTCGGTGCGCCTGGGGCTgacggcgctgccgccggggcagggcccccccggcccccccgccctgcccgcctCCCTGCTCGACCTGCCGGCCCGGCCCACCTGGGTGGTGGCGGGCGCCGAGGTGCGCCGCAACGGGGCCCTCGCCCGCCACAACTACGGCGTCTCCCTCGAGCGCCTCGCC GTGGGGAACCGGGTGGGGGTGAAGCGCTGCGCCGACGACTCCATGCACATCCTGGTCGACGGCGAGGACATGGGTGCTGCTGCCACCGGCGTCGCCAAG aACGCCTTCGTGGCGCTGGACCTGTACGGGCGGGTGACGGCCGTCTCCATCGTCAGCGCCGCGGCGCAGGGTGACGCcgagggcccccccggccccccggcctccgccgccACCTCCGCCGCCGCCAGCGACGCCGAGGACGACGCCTCC GGGGAGGCGAGCCCGGCGCCGGCACCGCCGACCTTCCTGGAGACGCACGGCAAGAACATCCTGCTGTCCAACGGCAACCGCACGGCCACCCGCGTCGCCAGCTACAACCaggggctggtggtggtggggcagcccctgccccccgGGCGCCTCTTCCAG GTGCAGATCGACTGCCTGAACCCGCAGTGGAGCTCCTCGCTGGCGCTGGGCGTCACCGGGGCGGCCCCCGAGCGCCTGCCCttccccgccaccgccgccgccctcaAGCGCTCGGCCTGGCTGCTGCAGCGCCGCGCCGTCTTCCGCAACGCCGTCAAG atctGTGACAACTACGGCCCCAACCTGGACACGGTGCCGGCGGGGacggtgctggggctgctggtggaCGCCGCCGGCGGCCTCCACCTCTTCGTCAACGGCCTCGACCAGGGCGTGGCGGCGGGGGACGTCCCGGCCCCCTGCTACGTCCTGCTCGACCTCTACGGCCAGTGCGAGCAG GTGACCATCGtcgcggagccggcggcgcccggagcggggggcggcggggaccccCGTGCCCGGGGCGACGTGGAGAAGGCCGACGTGGTGGACG ggATCAAGGAGAGCGTGTGCTGGGCCCCCCCGCTGGACGCGGCCCCCCTGAAGCCCTGCGAGTACCAGGCCCTGTGCGGCCGCTTCaaggacctgctgctgctgcccg ACGAGTACTTCGCGCCGGAGCCCAAGCGCAGCCTCTGCTTCTGCGAGTCCTGCCACAAGCTGCGGGGCGACGAGGGCGGCTTCCGGCGGGGGGAGGCACCGCGCGACGGCCCCCAGCCCGTCGGCTGGTGCCGCTTCAGCCTCCG GCCGCGGCCGGAGGCGGGGGGGGCCTGGCGGAAGTGGCCGGTGGCGTTTCATGGCACCAGCGCCGGCGCCGTGCGGCGCACGCTCGACCGCGGCCAGCTCGTCCCAG gctcCTCGTCCATCCTGAGCTGCCCGGCCAagggggaggcggccggggggggggcgccacggggcccccccggcgctgcaggggcccaggcgtccgggcccccccgcctGGTGCTGTCGCCGGCCCTGCGCTACGCCGCCCTCGAGCCCTTCGCCACCAAAGTGCA CTTCCGGGACCCGCGGTcgcagcggccgcacggggcGCAGGTGGCCTTCGAGGTGTGCGTGCGGCCGGGCTCCTTCCGCCCGGGGCCGCCCTCGCTGCGCCCCCCCGAGGGCCTCGACCCCCGCCTGAGCCCCGCCGAGCTCGAGTGGGTCACCAAGGAGCCCGGCGCCACCGTCCTCTGCGGCCTCCTGGTGCGCGTCGAGTGA